The following proteins come from a genomic window of Mauremys mutica isolate MM-2020 ecotype Southern chromosome 7, ASM2049712v1, whole genome shotgun sequence:
- the LOC123374848 gene encoding uncharacterized protein LOC123374848, whose translation MDYIKSMLDSWMKAPSRARPHLRSKFAASLCPLTAFFIPSEGSLYATKAYQASFSRMKAPSRARPHLRSKFATSLCPLTAFFIPSEGSLYATKAYQASFSRMKAPSRARPHLRSKFATSLCPLTAFFIPSEGSLYATKAYQASFSRMSAPSWASLRSDLPFPAPGLSEAQIYSQYRALLEESGPSARDNSAQPKSSHITSSPYRGSGGSSWRSRKRLCVGPGHL comes from the exons ATGGATTACATAAAATCAATGCTGGATTCTTG GATGAAGGCTCCATCGAGGGCCAGACCCCATCTCCGCAGTAAATTTGCTGCATCTCTGTGCCCCCTCACTGCCTTCTTTATCCCCAGTGAAGGCTCCCTATATGCCACAAAGGCATATCAAGCCTCATTCAGCAG GATGAAGGCTCCATCGAGGGCCAGACCCCATCTCCGCAGTAAATTTGCTACATCTCTGTGCCCCCTCACTGCCTTCTTTATCCCCAGTGAAGGCTCCCTATATGCCACAAAGGCATATCAAGCCTCATTCAGCAG GATGAAGGCTCCATCGAGGGCCAGACCCCATCTCCGCAGTAAATTTGCTACATCTCTGTGCCCCCTCACTGCCTTCTTTATCCCCAGTGAAGGCTCCTTATATGCCACAAAGGCATATCAAGCCTCATTCAGCAG GATGAGTGCTCCCTCCTGGGCCTCTTTAAGAAGTGACCTTCCTTTTCCTGCCCCCGGTCTGTCAGAGGCTCAGATCTACAGCCAGTACAGAGCTTTGCTAGAAGAGAGTGGACCCTCTGCCAGAGA CAACTCTGCGCAGCCAAAGAGCAGCCATATTACTTCCTCTCCTTACAGAGGGTCAGGAG